A segment of the Candidatus Dormiibacterota bacterium genome:
GGTTACGCTTGGTCTTTGAATACAAAAAGTCGGCAATGTCATCGCGCAGCTGCAGCTTGAACTTTTGCCAGTCAGCCGGCTCTTTGGTATTGCGGCGCTCAAATGATTTGCGCACTTCGTAACGCAGCCGGCCGATTAGATCCTCACTCTCCTTCATATGTACGAACCCGCGAGAAATGATATCTGGGCTAGTTAAGAGCTTGCCTGTCTTACGGTCTACTGTACCAATGATCACCACCATGCCATCGCTGCCCAATGCCAGTCTATCGCGCAACACGAGGTTTTCTACATCGCCGATACCGCTACCATCTACCAGTATGATGCCAGAAGCCACGCGCTCGCCCTTACGGGCCCCATTTTTGGTGATTTCCAGCACGTCGCCATTATCCATCACGAATACATTGGCAGAAGTCACGCCGCTTTTAACAGCTACTTCAGCATGGTGCACCATGTGGTGGAACTCACCGTGAATTGGCAGGAAGTGTTTAGGTTTAACAAGCGTAATTAATCTAGAAAGGTCTTCGCGTGGAGCGTGGCCGGAAACGTGTAATATACCCAGGTCATCCAAATCGCGCCAGCCGTGAATGTAGACTTTGGCCCCTTCACGCATTAAGGCGTCAATCGAGGCTACTATGGCTTTCTCGTTACCGGGAATCGGGCTTGAGCTCATTACAACGGCATCACCTGGCTTAATCTTCACATGCGGGTGGTCGCCAGTCGACATCCTGGATAGCGCCGAGTTGACCTCCCCTTGAGAGCCAGTACAGAGAATGACGGTTTTGCCGTCTTGCAGCTTAGCACCATCCTGCACCCTAGTAATTAATCCGGTTGGCACCTTAATGTAGCCCATTTTTACAGCGATCTCGACATTGGCTAACATACTGCGCCCGGTAAAGCTCAGCTTGCGGCCGGCTTTGTGGGACGAGTTTACAATCAGCTGCACACGTGAGAGCGAACTGGCAAAGGTAGAAATTATCACCCGCCCGCCTGTACGTTTAAAGATCTCATCTAGAGAGGTTTCTATCTGGGTTTCATCTTGTGTGCTGCCCAGACGCTCAGAATTTGTGCTGTCGCTCATTAGAAGCACTACATTCTCTTCCTTGCCAATCTGCTCAAACCGAGCAAGATCCATCGGCCGGTTGTCGATTGGCTTAGTGTCGAGGCGCCAGTCTCCAGTGTGGATCAGCGTGCCTAGGGGCGTGCGAATTGCTACGGCAGCAGCATCCGGTATGGAGTGGGTTACCCGCACCAGCTCGACGTTAAAGACACCAAGCTGTACCCGCTCGTGTTTATCGGGGTCCATCACCCTAAACTGCGGTGCTGTCTGTAGGCGGAACTCCTCGATTTGTTTTTCTACCATGGCTAAACTCAGCCTGGTGCCGTAAACCGGTACCTGCAGCTTGGGAAGTACATACCCGGAAGCGCCGATGTGGTCCATGTGACCGTGGGTGATAATAATGCCTCTCAGTTTATGCTTATTCTTCTCCACGTAAGTAGTATCAGGAATTATATAGTCGATGCCCGGCTGGTTCTCGTCTGGGAAGGCGAAACCAATATCGACAATTATCATATCGTTTTCATACTCAATGGCCATCATATTCTTACCGATCTCCCCTAGGCCGCCCAGTGGGATAATCTTAAGCTTAGATTCATGCGTGGGCACTACATTTGCTTTGCGCTCTTTGACCTGAGTCACTTGGCGGCCGTCGGTACCGTTAT
Coding sequences within it:
- a CDS encoding ribonuclease J translates to MEPKPLNSQTNKNPQNKQENRQENRNQNNRPQSNRSARSSRPAGGSGPRKGGSRSRRRPPNNLPKPAPLIPVNKSVYNGTDGRQVTQVKERKANVVPTHESKLKIIPLGGLGEIGKNMMAIEYENDMIIVDIGFAFPDENQPGIDYIIPDTTYVEKNKHKLRGIIITHGHMDHIGASGYVLPKLQVPVYGTRLSLAMVEKQIEEFRLQTAPQFRVMDPDKHERVQLGVFNVELVRVTHSIPDAAAVAIRTPLGTLIHTGDWRLDTKPIDNRPMDLARFEQIGKEENVVLLMSDSTNSERLGSTQDETQIETSLDEIFKRTGGRVIISTFASSLSRVQLIVNSSHKAGRKLSFTGRSMLANVEIAVKMGYIKVPTGLITRVQDGAKLQDGKTVILCTGSQGEVNSALSRMSTGDHPHVKIKPGDAVVMSSSPIPGNEKAIVASIDALMREGAKVYIHGWRDLDDLGILHVSGHAPREDLSRLITLVKPKHFLPIHGEFHHMVHHAEVAVKSGVTSANVFVMDNGDVLEITKNGARKGERVASGIILVDGSGIGDVENLVLRDRLALGSDGMVVIIGTVDRKTGKLLTSPDIISRGFVHMKESEDLIGRLRYEVRKSFERRNTKEPADWQKFKLQLRDDIADFLYSKTKRNPMVLPVVNEVDSKGPSVK